Proteins from a single region of Pangasianodon hypophthalmus isolate fPanHyp1 chromosome 7, fPanHyp1.pri, whole genome shotgun sequence:
- the slc25a48 gene encoding solute carrier family 25 member 48 — translation MSFFQLDDFLAGWIGGACSVIVGHPLDTVKTRLQAGKGYRNAFHCIVTIYKKETLTGFFKGLSFPLASITLYNSMVFGFFSNAQRFISNLRYGDRRHPCDMLDLTVASMMTGLVSVSLGAPVDLVKIRLQMQTQPILAQNFTLAGNGTVPLRSVGLQNQRTECTVYRGPLHCISSILQTEGIQGLYRGAGAMILRDVPGYALYFIPYTVFCGWMNPNGNSSPHPCSIWLAGGLAGSISWVTATPADVVKSRLQADTVHHRKYKGIIHCIIQSYKTEGLHVFFRGASVSAIRGFPMSATMFLCYELSLKFFRSL, via the exons ATGAGTTTTTTTCAGCTGGATGATTTTTTAGCAGGATGGATAGGAG GCGCCTGCAGTGTGATTGTTGGACATCCACTTGACACAGTGAAG ACACGTTTACAAGCAGGAAAAGGCTACAGGAATGCCTTCCACTGTATTGTAACCATCTACAAAAAGGAAACT cTTACTGGCTTTTTCAAAGGTCTGTCCTTCCCACTAGCGAGCATCACACTGTATAACTCAATGGTGTTTGGCTTCTTCAGCAATGCTCAGAGATTTATTAGCAATCTTCGTTATGGTGACAGAAGGCACCCATGCGATATGCTTGACCTCACTGTGGCCAGCATGATGACAGGTCTGGTTTCAGTGAGCCTGGGGGCCCCAGTGGACCTGGTCAAAATCAGATTGCAAATGCAAACTCAACCCATCCTTGCAC aaaacttcacactTGCTGGCAATGGCACTGTCCCTCTTCGATCAGTGGGGCTCCAGAATCAGCGTACAGAGTGTACAGTATACAGAGGACCTCTTCACTGCATCAGCAGCATCCTGCAGACTGAGGGAATCCAAGGGCTCTACAGAGGAGCAGGAGCCATGATACTCCGTGATGTGCCTGGTTATGCCCTTTACTTTATCCCATACACAGTCTTCTGTGGCTGGATGAACCCTAACGGTAACAGCTCCCCTCACCCCTGCTCCATATGGCTCGCTGGTGGGTTAGCAG GATCTATCTCCTGGGTCACTGCAACACCAGCTGATGTGGTTAAGAGTCGACTACAAGCTGACACAGTGCACCACAGAAAATATAAAGGAATCATTCATTGCATCATACAAAGTTACAAGACTGAGGGACTACAT GTCTTCTTCCGTGGTGCATCAGTAAGTGCCATCAGAGGATTTCCAATGAGTGCTACTATGTTCCTGTGTTACGAATTGTCTCTCAAGTTTTTCCGGAGCCTGTGA